The following coding sequences lie in one Vitis vinifera cultivar Pinot Noir 40024 chromosome 19, ASM3070453v1 genomic window:
- the LOC104877799 gene encoding uncharacterized protein LOC104877799 has protein sequence MSSSYLFTALFLLLFYSIFGIVKFEMAGRTRRGRSERNEELESVREELREELLREVRRELREIVQSMRGQDSRRSGGTQGHEDLGHSHRRSRTERPTMSQMEAMKRFMVMQPPSFNGEPSTKAAEHWLRRMRRILVGLDIPEERRIGLATYMLVDKADFWWESMKRVYDTEVMTWEVFERIFIGKYFGEVAKHAKRMEFEHLIQGTMSVLEYESRFSELSCFALGMISEEGEKARRF, from the exons ATGTCGTCGTCTTACCTCTTCACAGCTCTGTTTCTTCTCCTATTCTACTCGATCTTCG GGATTGTTAAATTTGAAATGGCGGGAAGGACCAGAAGAGGAAGATCTGAGAGAAATGAGGAGTTGGAGTCGGTAAGAGAAGAACTAAGAGAAGAACTACTCCGAGAAGTAAGAAGGGAGTTGAGAGAGATTGTTCAGTCGATGAGAGGTCAGGACTCTAGGAGATCAGGAGGTACCCAGGGCCATGAGGATTTAGGCCACTCACATAGGAGGAGCCGCACTGAAAGGCCAACAATGAGCCAAATGGAAGCAATGAAGAGGTTCATGGTGATGCAACCTCCATCTTTTAATGGAGAGCCCAGTACTAAAGCAGCTGAGCATTGGTTGAGGAGGATGAGAAGAATTCTGGTGGGACTGGACATACCTGAGGAAAGAAGGATAGGTCTGGCAACATATATGCTTGTTGATAAAGCTGATTTCTGGTGGGAATCAATGAAAAGGGTGTATGACACTGAGGTTATGACCTGGGAGGTATTTGAGAGAATCTTCATAGGCAAGTATTTTGGGGAGGTGGCTAAGCATGCCAAGAGGATGGAGTTTGAGCACCTCATCCAAGGAACCATGTCGGTGCTGGAGTATGAGTCACGTTTCTCAGAGTTGTCTTGTTTTGCTTTGGGGATGATcagtgaggaaggagaaaaggcTAGGAGGTTCTAG
- the LOC100249646 gene encoding putative disease resistance protein RGA4 → MTVGEAFLSAFLQVLFDRLASREFVELLRGRKLDEVLEKLKITLLMITAVLNDAEEKQFSSPAVEKWLHMAKDALYDAEDVLDELATDALQSKLEGESQNGKNPVRNRSFIPTSVNLFKEGIESKIKKIIDKLESISKQKDVLGLKDNVAGSLSEIKHRLPTTSLVEKSCVYGRDDDEKLIIEGLLRDELSNAKVGVVPIVGMGGIGKTILAQLVYNNGRVEKRFALRIWVCVTDQFDVMRITKTLVESITSKTPEVNDLNLLQVSLRDKVVGHRFLLVLDDVWSKRNKGWDLLLNPLRAGAPGSKIIVTTRNADVASSIGTVPAHHLKGLSFEDCWSLFKSQAFEDRNIDAHPNLEVIGREIVKKCDGLPLAAKRLGVLLRTRVEEHEWRDILNKKIWDLPDDEREILQTLRLSYDHLPAHLKQCFAYCAIFPKDYEFKKDSLVLLWIAEGFVQQPKGNKRLEEAGGEYFQDLVSRSFFQQSSNDKSCFVMHDLMKDLAQFVSRDICFRLEDMLKDGNPCKVFEKARHSSYIRGKRDVLTKFEAFNGLECLRSFLPLDPMGKTGVSYLANKVPSDLLPKLRCLRVLSFNGYRITELPDSIGNLRHLRYLDLSHTAIKYLPESASTLYNLQALILLQCHSLSMLPTNMGNLTNLRHLCISETRLKMMPLQMHRLTSLQTLSHFVVGKNGGSGIGDLRNMSHLQGKLLMTGLQNVASFWDAAEAKLKDKHEIDELVFQWSNNFDDLTNDRVEEEVFDKINVRGHRVTRFPSFREVMQAYEQEHDETPSEQSGNLDDSRHGRVDTDVLEMLQPHNNIKQLVIKDYRGTRFPGWIGNASYSNIIRLKLSNCKKCKCLPSLGQLPSLKYLTIKGMEGIKMVGTEFYKDGCSSLVPFPSLETLKFENMLEWEVWSSSGLEDQEDFHHLQKIEIKDCPKLKKFSHHFPSLEKMSILRCQQLETLLTVPTLDDSTEQGGYFPCLLELSIRACPNLRELPNLFPSLAILDIDGCLELAALPRLPLIRELELMKCGEGVLQSVAKFTSLTYLHLSHISEIEFLPEGFFHHLTALEELQISHFCRLTTLSNEIGLQNLPYLKRLKISACPCLEELPQNLHSLVSLIELKVWKCPRLVSFPESGFPSMLRILEIKDCEPLESLPEWIMHNNDGNKKNTMSHLLEYFVIEGCSTLKCLPRGKLPSTLKKLEIQNCMNLDSLPEDMTSVQFLKISACSIVSFPKGGLHTVPSSNFMKLKQLIINKCMKLESLPEGLHNLMYLDHLEIAECPLLFSFPGPGLPTTKLRTLKISNCINFKSLPNRIYNLTSLQELCIDGCCSLASLPEGGLPNSLILLSILDCKNLKPSYDWGLHRLTSLNHFSFGGCPDLMSLPEEWLLPTTISSVHLQWLPRLKSLPRGLQKLKSLEKLEIWECGNLLTLPEEGQSKMQWNLQFWDVL, encoded by the coding sequence ATGACAGTGGGAGAGGCTTTTCTCTCAGCTTTTCTTCAAGTTCTATTTGACAGGTTGGCTTCTCGTGAGTTCGTGGAGCTGCTACGTGGCCGGAAACTGGATGAGGTGCTGGAGAAGTTGAAGATAACTCTGCTGATGATCACTGCTGTGCTGAATGATGCTGAGGAGAAGCAGTTCAGCAGCCCAGCAGTGGAGAAGTGGCTGCACATGGCCAAAGATGCTCTGTATGATGCAGAGGACGTATTGGATGAGCTAGCTACCGATGCTCTGCAGTCTAAGCTGGAAGGTGAATCTCAGAACGGAAAGAATCCGGTACGCAATAGGAGTTTCATTCCCACCTCTGTTAATTTGTTCAAGGAAGGAATAGAATCAAAGATAAAGAAGATAATTGACAAGTTAGAAAGTATTTCCAAACAAAAGGATGTCCTCGGCTTGAAGGATAATGTTGCGGGGAGTTTATCAGAAATCAAACACCGATTACCAACAACTTCGCTGGTGGAAAAATCTTGTGTCTATGGCAGGGATGACGATGAGAAGCTGATAATTGAAGGGCTACTAAGAGATGAACTCAGCAACGCTAAAGTTGGGGTAGTTCCCATAGTTGGTATGGGCGGGATAGGGAAGACAATCCTGGCTCAACTTGTGTACAACAATGGCAGAGTGGAGAAGCGTTTTGCTTTAAGAATCTGGGTTTGTGTTACTGATCAGTTTGATGTGATGAGGATAACAAAAACATTGGTTGAGTCAATCACTTCGAAAACTCCTGAGGTCAATGACTTAAACTTGCTTCAAGTTAGCCTGAGAGATAAAGTGGTTGGGCATCGGTTTTTGCTTGTTTTGGATGATGTTTGGAGCAAGAGAAATAAGGGCTGGGATTTGCTCTTGAATCCTTTAAGAGCAGGAGCACCAGGAAGTAAGATTATAGTAACAACACGCAATGCAGATGTTGCATCAAGCATAGGCACAGTTCCGGCTCATCATCTGAAAGGTCTATCATTTGAAGATTGTTGGTCATTGTTCAAGAGTCAAGCATTTGAAGATAGGAACATTGATGCTCACCCCAATTTGGAAGTGATTGGTAGGGAGATAGTGAAAAAATGTGATGGTTTGCCACTGGCAGCAAAGAGGTTGGGGGTCCTTTTGCGCACGAGAGTAGAAGAACATGAATGGAGggatattttgaataaaaagataTGGGATTTACCAGATGATGAAAGGGAAATCCTTCAGACTCTAAGATTGAGCTATGATCATCTTCCTGCACATTTGAAGCAGTGCTTTGCCTACTGTGCGATATTCCCAAAAGACTACGAATTCAAGAAGGACTCGCTAGTTCTATTATGGATAGCAGAAGGTTTTGTGCAACAACCAAAAGGGAATAAAAGATTGGAAGAGGCAGGGGGTGAATATTTTCAGGATCTAGTATCAAGGTCATTCTTTCAGCAATCCTCTAatgataaatcatgttttgtAATGCATGACCTCATGAAAGACTTAGCTCAGTTTGTTTCACGAGATATATGTTTCAGATTGGAGGATATGCTGAAAGATGGAAATCCATGTAAAGTCTTTGAAAAGGCCCGCCATTCCTCTTACATTCGTGGAAAACGCGATGTTCTCACTAAATTTGAGGCCTTCAATGGACTCGAGTGCTTACGGTCCTTCCTACCACTGGATCCAATGGGCAAAACTGGAGTCAGCTATTTGGCCAATAAGGTTCCTAGCGATCTCTTGCCAAAGTTGAGATGTTTACGGGTTCTATCTTTCAATGGTTATCGCATCACTGAATTGCCGGATTCAATTGGCAACTTGAGACATTTAAGGTACTTGGACCTTTCTCACACTGCAATTAAGTACTTGCCTGAATCAGCAAGTACTCTCTACAATTTACAAGCATTAATCTTGTTACAGTGTCACTCTCTCAGTATGTTACCTACAAACATGGGTAACCTAACAAACCTACGGCATCTATGCATTAGTGAAACCAGATTAAAAATGATGCCACTGCAAATGCATAGATTGACGAGTCTACAAACTCTCTCTCATTTTGTGGTGGGCAAAAATGGTGGGTCGGGAATAGGAGACCTGAGGAACATGTCGCATCTTCAGGGAAAGCTTCTCATGACAGGGCTGCAGAATGTGGCTAGTTTTTGGGATGCAGCAGAGGCTAAATTAAAGGACAAACATGAAATTGATGAGCTGGTGTTCCAATGGAGTAACAATTTTGATGATCTAACAAATGATAGGGTTGAAGAGGAAGTATTTGACAAGATCAATGTTAGAGGCCATAGGGTGACCAGATTTCCAAGTTTTAGGGAAGTCATGCAGGCATATGAGCAGGAACATGATGAAACACCGTCAGAACAGAGTGGTAATTTAGATGATTCCAGACATGGAAGAGTTGACACTGACGTACTTGAGATGCTGCAACCTCATaacaacataaaacaacttgtgATCAAAGACTACAGAGGAACAAGATTTCCAGGCTGGATAGGAAATGCTTCCTACTCCAATATAATACGTTTAAAACTTAGCAACTGTAAAAAGTGTAAGTGTTTACCATCACTTGGGCAGCTACCGTCGCTCAAATACCTGACTATCAAAGGAATGGAAGGAATCAAGATGGTGGGCACCGAATTCTACAAGGATGGATGTTCTTCTCTTGTGCCGTTTCCATCATTGGAGACTTTGAAGTTTGAGAACATGTTGGAGTGGGAGGTATGGTCTTCCTCTGGACTTGAAGACCAGGAAGACTTCCATCACCTGCAAAAGATTGAAATCAAGGATTGTCCCAAGCTTAAAAAATTCTCACATCATTTCCCTTCCTTGGAAAAAATGAGCATTTTGCGGTGTCAACAGTTGGAAACACTTTTAACAGTTCCAACACTTGATGATAGCACAGAACAAGGCGGATACTTCCCTTGCCTCCTAGAGCTTTCTATAAGAGCATGTCCCAATCTGAGGGAATTACCCAACCTCTTTCCGTCCTTAGCGATACTTGATATAGATGGATGCCTAGAATTGGCAGCACTTCCAAGGCTTCCTTTGATCCGTGAACTAGAATTAATGAAATGTGGTGAAGGGGTGTTACAAAGTGTAGCGAAATTCACATCGCTTACCTATTTGCATCTGAGTCATATTTCCGAGATCGAGTTTCTACCTGAAGGGTTCTTCCACCACTTGACAGCACTCGAAGAATTGCAGATTTCTCATTTCTGCAGGCTCACAACCCTGTCCAATGAGATTGGATTGCAAAACCTTCCTTACCTAAAACGTTTGAAAATTTCAGCCTGTCCATGTTTAGAGGAGTTGCCACAAAACTTGCACAGTCTTGTATCTCTGATAGAGTTGAAGGTCTGGAAGTGCCCCCGTCTTGTATCCTTCCCAGAGTCAGGCTTTCCTTCTATGCTTAGAATTCTTGAGATTAAGGATTGTGAGCCTCTGGAGAGCCTACCTGAGTGGATAATGCATAACAACGATGGCAACAAGAAGAACACCATGTCTCATCTCCTTGAATACTTTGTGATTGAAGGCTGTTCTACCCTTAAATGCTTACCAAGAGGCAAGCTTCCCAGCACACTCAAAAAACTTGAAATCCAGAACTGTATGAATCTGGATTCCCTTCCTGAGGACATGACTTCTGTTCAATTTTTGAAGATTTCAGCCTGTTCAATTGTGTCCTTTCCAAAAGGTGGATTACATACAGTTCCATCCTCCAATTTCATGAAGCTTAAGCAACTGATTATCAACAAGTGTATGAAGCTTGAATCCCTACCTGAAGGTCTACATAACCTCATGTATCTTGATCACTTGGAAATAGCAGAATGCCCGCTACTGTTCTCTTTCCCAGGACCTGGGTTGCCCACAACCAAGCTACGAACACTTAAAATCTCCAATTGCATCAATTTCAAGTCCCTACCAAATCGGATTTACAACCTCACATCTCTTCAAGAGCTATGCATAGATGGGTGCTGTAGTCTTGCATCACTTCCAGAGGGGGGATTACCCAACAGTCTAATATTACTTTCTATCTTAGATTGCAAGAATCTCAAGCCCTCCTATGACTGGGGACTGCACAGGCTCACATCTCTCAACCACTTCTCCTTTGGAGGATGTCCAGATTTAATGTCACTTCCAGAGGAGTGGCTGCTGCCTACCACCATATCCTCTGTTCACCTTCAATGGCTGCCAAGACTGAAGTCCCTACCCAGGGGCCTGCAGAAACTTAAATCTCTAGAAAAACTAGAGATATGGGAATGTGGCAACCTCTTAACCTTGCCGGAGGAGGGACAATCCAAGATGCAGTGGAATCTTCAATTTTGGGATGTCCTCTAG